In the Cryptococcus neoformans var. neoformans JEC21 chromosome 1, complete sequence genome, one interval contains:
- a CDS encoding sterol 14-demethylase, putative, translated as MSAIIPQVQQLLGQVAQFFPPWFAALPTSLKVAIAVVGIPALIIGLNVFQQLCLPRRKDLPPVVFHYIPWFGSAAYYGEDPYKFLFECRDKYGDLFTFILMGRRITVALGPKGNNLSLGGKISQVSAEEAYTHLTTPVFGKGVVYDCPNEMLMQQKKFIKSGLTTESLQSYPPMITSECEDFFTKEVGISPQKPSATLDLLKAMSELIILTASRTLQGKEVRESLNGQFAKYYEDLDGGFTPLNFMFPNLPLPSYKRRDEAQKAMSDFYLKIMENRRKGESDHEHDMIENLQSCKYRNGVPLSDRDIAHIMIALLMAGQHTSSATSSWTLLHLADRPDVVEALYQEQKQKLGNPDGTFRDYRYEDLKELPIMDSIIRETLRMHAPIHSIYRKVLSDIPVPPSLSAPSENGQYIIPKGHYIMAAPGVSQMDPRIWQDAKVWNPARWHDEKGFAAAAMVQYTKAEQVDYGFGSVSKGTESPYQPFGAGRHRCVGEQFAYTQLSTIFTYVVRNFTLKLAVPKFPETNYRTMIVQPNNPLVTFTLRNAEVKQEV; from the exons ATGTCGGCAATCATCCCCCAGGTCCAGCAACTGCTGGGACAAGTGGCCCAATTTTTCCCACCGTGGTTCGCTGCCCTCCCCACCTCCTTGAAAGTCGCGATCGCCGTCGTCGGTATCCCCGCTCTCATCATTGGCTTGAACGTTTTTCAGCAACTT TGTCTTCCCCGTAGAAaagatcttcctcctgtTGTCTTTCACTACATTCCCTGGTTTGGCTCAGCCGCTTACTATGGTGAAGATCCCTACAAGTTCTTGTTCGAATGCCGTGACAAATATGGAGACTTATTCACTTTCATCCTTATGGGTCGAAGGATTACCGTCGCGCTTGGTCCTAAGGGTAACAACCTTTCTTTGGGTGGAAAGATTTCTCAAGTCTCTGCCGAGGAAGCCTACACT CACTTGACTACTCCCGTCTTTGGCAAAGGTGTTGTTTACGACTGCCCTAACGAGATGCTCATGCAGCAGAAGAAGTTT ATCAAGTCCGGTCTTACTACCGAGTCCCTTCAATCGTATCCTCCTATGATCACCAGCGAATGCGAAGATTTCTTCACCAAAGAAGTCGGGATTTCTCCCCAGAAGCCTTCTGCTACCCTCGACCTCCTCAAAGCCATGTCCGAGCTCATCATTCTTACTGCGTCTCGTACTCTCCAGGGAAAGGAAGTTCGTGAATCTCTTAATGGTCAGTTCGCCAAGTACTACGAGGATCTCGACGGCGGTTTCACTCCTCTCAACTTTATGTTCCCCAACTTGCCCCTTCCCAGTTACAAAAGGCGAGATGAGGCTCAGAAGGCTATGAGCGACTTTTACTTGAAGATCATGGAGAacaggaggaagggtgaaAGTGAC CATGAGCACGACATGATTGAAAACCTCCAGAGCTGCAAGTACCGAAACGGTGTCCCTCTCTCTGACCGTGACATTGCCCACATCATGATTGCTCTTCTTATGGCTGGCCAGCACACTTCCTCCgctacttcttcttggactcttctccatcttgcTGACCGACCCGACGTTGT AGAGGCTCTTTATCAGGAGCAGAAACAAAAGCTCGGTAACCCTGACGGTACTTTCCGAGACTACAGATACGAGGACCTCAAGGAGTTGCCCATCATGGACTCTATCATCCGAGAAACTCTCCGAATG CACGCTCCCATCCA CTCCATCTATCGAAAAGTCCTTTCCGACATCCCCGTCCCTCCCAGTCTTTCCGCCCCTTCTGAGAACGGCCAGTACATCATCCCCAAGGGCCACTACATTATGGCCGCCCCTGGCGTCTCCCAAATGGACCCTCGTATCTGGCAAGACGCCAAGGTCTGGAACCCTGCCCGATGGCACGATGAAAAGGGATttgccgccgccgccatgGTCCAATACACTAAGGCGGAACAAGTCGACTATGGTTTCGGTTCTGTCAGCAAGGGTACCGAATCTCCTTACCAGCCTTTTGGCGCCGGTAGGCACAGATGTGTCGGTGAACAATTTGCGTACACTCAGCTTTcaaccatcttcacctATGTTGTGAGGAATTTCACTTTGAAGCTTGCTGTTCCCAAGTTCCCCGAAACCAATTACCGT ACCATGATTGTCCAACCCAACAACCCCTTGGTTACTTTCACCCTTCGAAACGCCGAGGTCAAGCAGGAGGTATGA
- a CDS encoding expressed protein: protein MGPFPPKVRNICISQTIHQSFQRRTVTAMSARPPSFASNFPTSTAEPSAYFKWPGITWDSTKAVREVLEENNRGYDIYESRRFAHNHFPHSVFSRYAFGAPPKLIHDCWNHDKTHLVSLDPAGPDRKDVDETKVPKRITREDWGNHLGNKGCYAPYLVFFHDEIARLGPQGVLEEYIFSPQANWEIFTDPSSKDQGPPNMFNRLLAGAIHPFIHIGFGLEFNDRVVLAEGLAEAAVHPDVIVNLVIPPSHIQPLFTTSSPRPSSSPSLLSIYTSLISSPILTPQPYDPKSMVNDQLKSSVNGPKAQELRAIVDRWSLSDEEVADGPNGWQKKFEEIAVFATLLACATGRKGKEIRVDFFLMHALTSSIFLPAYLSRLPPSFRRALLRRYILEAFHTALARGRPSIDPELIMSYDLYPTINTEGSEDALKKLVKEDKALGKGEKEERNAWLSLVESAMVYPDSHVIKSIRSLAHYASLLGNSPPGGLPGTYKEEGRGVDKEEAVKGMSKLDGSVFLRAAGAIMTTMAPGGEGAWDRSQLGYDEAWE from the exons ATGGGCCCCTTCCCACCTAAGGTAAGAAATATCTGCATATCTCAAACTATCCACCAATCCttccaaagaagaacagtGACCGCCATGTCCGCCCGACCTCCTTCGTTTGCCAGCAACTTTCCGACCTCAACTGCTGAACCTTCGGCATACTTCAAGTGGCCAGGGATTACCTGGGACAGCACCAAGGCGGTGAGAGAAGTTCTGGAAGAGAATAACAGGGGGTATGACATCTATGAATCGAGGCGTT TCGCTCACAATCACTTCCCTCACTCTGTCTTCTCTCGTTATGCTTTTGGAGCGCCACCCAAATTGATCCACGACTGTTGGAATCATGACAAGACACATCTCGTTTCGCTAGATCCCGCAGGTCCTGATAGGAAGGATGTCGATGAAACCAAGGTGCCCAAGAGAATAACCAGGGAAGATTGGGGCAATCATCTCGGGAATAAAGG ATGCTATGCCCCTTATCTGGTGTTCTTCCACGATGAAATCGCACGTCTCGGTCCTCAAGGTGTTCTCGAAGAATACATCTTTTCCCCTCAAGCTAATTGGGAGATCTTTACCGACCCCTCTAGTAAAGATCAAGGTCCTCCCAACATGTTCAACCGGCTTTTGGCAGGGGCAATACATCCTTTTATCCATATTGGGTTTGGATTAGAGTTCAACGATCGAGTAGTTTTGGCCGAAGG ACTGGCAGAGGCCGCCGTCCACCCAGATGTGATCGTCAACCTCGTCATCCCCCCTTCCCATATCCAACCTCTATtcaccacctcctctcctcgtccctcttcctccccttccctcctctcgATCTACACCTCCCTCATATCCTCTCCCATTCTCACACCCCAGCCTTACGACCCCAAATCCATGGTCAACGACCAACTGAAATCATCTGTCAACGGTCCCAAAGCCCAAGAGCTGCGAGCGATCGTAGACCGATGGAGTTTGTCTGACGAAGAGGTCGCAGATGGACCAAACGGATGGCAAAAGAAGTTTGAAGAGATTGCAGTTTTCGCTACCCTTTTGGCGTGTGCGACTGGgaggaaaggcaaggagaTCCGAGTTGATTTCTTCCTT ATGCACGCTCTaacttcttccatcttcctccccgCCTATCTCTCCCGCCTACCTCCGTCCTTCCGTCGAGCTCTTTTAAGGCGGTACATCCTCGAAGCCTTCCACACCGCTCTTGCCCGTGGACGACCCTCAATTGATCCGGAGCTAATCATGTCGTATGACCTTTACCCTACCATCAATACCGAAGGAAGTGAAGATGCCCTAAAGAAATTGGTAAAAGAGGATAAGGCGTtggggaagggggagaaggaagagaggaatgCGTGGTTGAGTTTGGTGGAGAGTGCGATGGTTTACCCTG ATTCTCACGTGATAAAGTCGATCCGCTCACTCGCACATTACGCCTCCCTCCTCGGTAACTCTCCTCCAGGTGGCTTGCCGGGTACCtacaaagaagaaggaaggggggtTGATAAAGAGGAGGCGGTTAAGGGTATGAGTAAGCTTGATGGCAGTGTGTTCTTGAGAGCTGCGGGTGCCATAATGACGACGATGGCGCCTGGCGGGGAGGGCGCATGGGATAGAAGTCAGTTGGGGTATGATGAGGCGTGGGAATGA
- a CDS encoding expressed protein: MSARPPSFASNFPTSTAEPSAYFKWPGITWDSTKAVREVLEENNRGYDIYESRRFAHNHFPHSVFSRYAFGAPPKLIHDCWNHDKTHLVSLDPAGPDRKDVDETKVPKRITREDWGNHLGNKGCYAPYLVFFHDEIARLGPQGVLEEYIFSPQANWEIFTDPSSKDQGPPNMFNRLLAGAIHPFIHIGFGLEFNDRVVLAEGLAEAAVHPDVIVNLVIPPSHIQPLFTTSSPRPSSSPSLLSIYTSLISSPILTPQPYDPKSMVNDQLKSSVNGPKAQELRAIVDRWSLSDEEVADGPNGWQKKFEEIAVFATLLACATGRKGKEIRVDFFLMHALTSSIFLPAYLSRLPPSFRRALLRRYILEAFHTALARGRPSIDPELIMSYDLYPTINTEGSEDALKKLVKEDKALGKGEKEERNAWLSLVESAMVYPDSHVIKSIRSLAHYASLLGNSPPGGLPGTYKEEGRGVDKEEAVKGMSKLDGSVFLRAAGAIMTTMAPGGEGAWDRSQLGYDEAWE; encoded by the exons ATGTCCGCCCGACCTCCTTCGTTTGCCAGCAACTTTCCGACCTCAACTGCTGAACCTTCGGCATACTTCAAGTGGCCAGGGATTACCTGGGACAGCACCAAGGCGGTGAGAGAAGTTCTGGAAGAGAATAACAGGGGGTATGACATCTATGAATCGAGGCGTT TCGCTCACAATCACTTCCCTCACTCTGTCTTCTCTCGTTATGCTTTTGGAGCGCCACCCAAATTGATCCACGACTGTTGGAATCATGACAAGACACATCTCGTTTCGCTAGATCCCGCAGGTCCTGATAGGAAGGATGTCGATGAAACCAAGGTGCCCAAGAGAATAACCAGGGAAGATTGGGGCAATCATCTCGGGAATAAAGG ATGCTATGCCCCTTATCTGGTGTTCTTCCACGATGAAATCGCACGTCTCGGTCCTCAAGGTGTTCTCGAAGAATACATCTTTTCCCCTCAAGCTAATTGGGAGATCTTTACCGACCCCTCTAGTAAAGATCAAGGTCCTCCCAACATGTTCAACCGGCTTTTGGCAGGGGCAATACATCCTTTTATCCATATTGGGTTTGGATTAGAGTTCAACGATCGAGTAGTTTTGGCCGAAGG ACTGGCAGAGGCCGCCGTCCACCCAGATGTGATCGTCAACCTCGTCATCCCCCCTTCCCATATCCAACCTCTATtcaccacctcctctcctcgtccctcttcctccccttccctcctctcgATCTACACCTCCCTCATATCCTCTCCCATTCTCACACCCCAGCCTTACGACCCCAAATCCATGGTCAACGACCAACTGAAATCATCTGTCAACGGTCCCAAAGCCCAAGAGCTGCGAGCGATCGTAGACCGATGGAGTTTGTCTGACGAAGAGGTCGCAGATGGACCAAACGGATGGCAAAAGAAGTTTGAAGAGATTGCAGTTTTCGCTACCCTTTTGGCGTGTGCGACTGGgaggaaaggcaaggagaTCCGAGTTGATTTCTTCCTT ATGCACGCTCTaacttcttccatcttcctccccgCCTATCTCTCCCGCCTACCTCCGTCCTTCCGTCGAGCTCTTTTAAGGCGGTACATCCTCGAAGCCTTCCACACCGCTCTTGCCCGTGGACGACCCTCAATTGATCCGGAGCTAATCATGTCGTATGACCTTTACCCTACCATCAATACCGAAGGAAGTGAAGATGCCCTAAAGAAATTGGTAAAAGAGGATAAGGCGTtggggaagggggagaaggaagagaggaatgCGTGGTTGAGTTTGGTGGAGAGTGCGATGGTTTACCCTG ATTCTCACGTGATAAAGTCGATCCGCTCACTCGCACATTACGCCTCCCTCCTCGGTAACTCTCCTCCAGGTGGCTTGCCGGGTACCtacaaagaagaaggaaggggggtTGATAAAGAGGAGGCGGTTAAGGGTATGAGTAAGCTTGATGGCAGTGTGTTCTTGAGAGCTGCGGGTGCCATAATGACGACGATGGCGCCTGGCGGGGAGGGCGCATGGGATAGAAGTCAGTTGGGGTATGATGAGGCGTGGGAATGA
- a CDS encoding expressed protein, with translation MAVTSTFSSSDTLHTISLLPLATFLKSLTSAENIARLQDVLVKYRSPESWERVDERMISSGDLPPPGYTSKPKDDLSDEYIDDIKARNQSQDRKPDRGEDEDENEVLEEGMEWDHDHDILYPSPPKRYIQEIRIDLRTLHPRAIFALESWRRETLGMEQLVMESMESKAFAAGLDAGAGEKNEGGYFSLGVSSSPKPVQLRSLDIWFRGDREGSESTSTDERSSIEVESIPIRAKAEPFMDGLSISGSAKRARVLKTYGSSKRLSSSSLSHPDFATRFASLSPILATSSSPLLSPTPSEAEKGKTEDRESVSGERLEAVSASKAVSEQRSLSKKRKRGRPRKKAERPGRPVQTSAQLGEEISATKSDGVEEEEEDKSFIEHDAGEEKEGTSRGPSSRSLRSRMLIASTSKTPDIFEGEEELESFPSEDEPEMKKQRRIYRRKEKGVNGEERPKKRGRPRKRPFVLASPPPANMFLPVNRPAKGTFANPIKISTPALPINNGPTAATFASLKPKSTFDSRNASPIPYLYAATLPRISGNPTLPFGSTSSTSSSSSPRPQRPKRKNASGVLQAAEFESDSELTELSEMSELEPRPQSQFQSHSRSGSGSWPHSQSQSKFRASASASASSKHKYKFQFDGVLLPSFSRHV, from the exons ATGGCAGTAACTTCAAcattctcctcttccgatACCCTGCATaccatctctctcctgcCACTCGCGACTTTTCTTAAGAGTCTCACTTCCGCAGAGAACATAGCCCGGCTGCAAGATGTTCTCGTCAAATACCGCTCTCCAGAAAGCTGGGAGAGAGTTGATGAGCGAATGATCTCGAGCGGcgatcttcctccaccagGATATACATCAAAGCCGAAGGACGATCTATCAGATGAATATATCGATGATATCAAAGCTCGAAACCAAAGTCAAGATAGAAAACCAGATcgaggtgaagatgaagatgaaaatgaagtgttggaagaaggaatggaaTGGGACCATGATCATGATATATTATACCCCTCACCGCCAAAGAGATATATCCAAGAAATTCGCATAGACCTCCGGACACTTCATCCAAGGGCAATATTTGCACTAGAGTCCTGGCGACGTGAAACATTGGGTATGGAACAGCTTGTGATGGAATCGATGGAATCAAAAGCGTTCGCAGCTGGCCTCGatgctggtgctggtgaGAAAAATGAAGGAGGTTATTTTTCTCTAGGAGTATCCTCCTCGCCAAAGCCAGTCCAGCTGAGGAGTCTAGATATTTGGTTTAGAGGGGATAGAGAGGGATCGGAATCTACGTCCACAGACGAAAGGTCGTCAATTGAAGTTGAGTCCATCCCAATTCGAGCAAAAGCAGAACCTTTCATGGACGGGCTATCTATATCAGGATCTGCAAAACGGGCAAGGGTTCTCAAGACTTATGGGTCTTCCAAGCGgctttcctcatcgtctTTATCTCATCCCGATTTCGCAACTCGCTTCGCCTCATTATCGCCCATCCTTGCTACTTCTTCCAGTCCCTTATTGTCTCCAACTCCATCCGAGgcggagaaaggaaaaaccGAGGACAGAGAAAGTGTCAGTGGTGAGAGATTAGAGGCTGTTAGTGCCTCTAAAGCTGTTTCAGAGCAGAGAAGcttgtcgaagaagaggaagaggggaagacCGCGAAAGAAGGCTGAGCGACCTGGTCGGCCGGTACAAACGTCCGCGCAGTTAGGGGAGGAAATATCTGCCACGAAGAGCGATggggttgaggaagaagaggaggataagAGTTTTATTGAGCATGATgcaggggaagagaaagaagggacaAGTAGAG GTCCATCTTCTAGGTCTTTGAGGTCCCGAATGCTTATAGCCTCCACTTCAAAAACACCCGATATctttgaaggtgaagaagagcttgaaagCTTTCCCAGCGAAGATGAGccggagatgaagaaacaAAGGCGGATATATAGACgtaaagaaaaaggtgtGAATGGCGAGGAACGGCCAAAGAAGCGTGGTCGACCACGAAAAAGACCTTTTGTTCTCGCTtcgcctcctcctgcaAATATGTTTCTGCCGGTTAATAGACCTGCCAAAGGCACATTCGCCAATCCTATCAAAATATCTACACCTGCGCTACCCATCAACAATGGTCCTACCGCTGCTACCTTTGCTTCCTTGAAACCAAAATCTACGTTTGACTCGAGAAACGCCTCGCCTATCCCGTATCTATACGCTGCTACATTACCAAGGATAAGCGGGAACCCCACCCTTCCTTTCGGTtcgacttcttccacatcttcttcatcttcacctaGACCACAACGTCCAAAGCGCAAGAATGCGTCTGGTGTTTTGCAGGCAGCGGAATTTGAGTCAGATTCAGAGTTGACAGAGTTATCAGAGATGTCTGAACTTGAACCTCGGCCTCAATCGCAGTTTCAGTCTCACTCTCGTTCTGGTTCTGGTTCTTGGCCCCACTCCCAGTCTCAGTCAAAATTCCGGGCGTCAGCTTCGGCTTCAGCTTCCTCGAAGCACAAATACAAGTTCCAATTTGATGGtgtgcttcttccttctttttcgcGCCACGTTTGA
- a CDS encoding translation elongation factor 2, putative — translation MSNIFAVPLQNTRNVTIVAHVDHGKTSFADSLLSSNNIISSRMAGKLRFLDSREDEQERGITMESSAVSLRFDMTRLSPDGTSSIQQCICNVIDTPGHVDFASEVSTASRLCDGALVLVDVWEGVATQTIAVLRQAWMDKLKPLLVINKMDRLITELKLSPSEAYHHISQLIEQVNAVMGSFYASERMEDDLRWREEREKRLAARKEQQGEDLDDDEEYEEKEDEDIYFAPDRGNVLFASAIDGWAFRLGKFARLYAEKLKIKEGNLRRVLWGDWYLDPKTKRVVGRKKLAGRNLKPMFVQFVLENIWRVYDTVLNEYNPDAVQKIVTALNIRITPRDLRSKDTRNLLNLIMQQWLPLSTATFQSIIEVIPPPPSAQAIRLPYMLHPEKAKAAAASGGLKAENELERGLYECDQGEGAEVVAYVSKMFAVRKGDLPEYKPKEMTAEEMRARGREERERRAALVAERQAKGEGLDGQPLPEDLAKPLESLSLENIQPATSEKPAVDDSDSEVLLGFSRIFSSTLHRGTSLLAILPKFDSSLPPSHPHNIKHTVPIIASDLYMMMGRELVSVDSVPAGHVCAIGGLNRAVPRSATLWAPDAKGVEEGFGKEALVNLAGVGVGANAIVRVALEPENPSDMPKLIRGLRILNQADPCAEYFVQESGEHVIITAGELHLERCLKDLRERFAKCPIQQSAPIVPFRETAVKAPDMAPPKTTGAPRGTINGTVINGLVKFRLRAMPLPEGVETFLLSQQGAISKMLVRERDGKEGEEETDVQEGAEGQSGEGEVPEGQQEARQLSPEEFWTELERLLNKAGGDWAGAADRVWSFGPKRVGANLLLDPVGTKHLRLRRREQLFTQARAQGQSADDALLSTDHAVAADQLASLSSITSSDNEAARAELRLLRDYESSIETGFQLSTFQGPLCAEPVVGMAWVVESVELDRQGMESEQGKGQVVGGALISAVRDACRQGLLDWSPRIKLAMYTCDIQASTDVLGKVYGVIARRRGRIVSEEMKEGTSFFTIRAMLPVVESFGFADEIRTRTSGAASPQLIFSGYETLDLDPFWVPTTQEELEDLGEKADKANVAKAYVDGVRKRKGMFVERKIVEFAEKQRTLKK, via the exons ATGTCCAATATATTCGCAGTACCACTTCAGAACACTCGC AACGTCACAATCGTTGCCCATGTCGACCATGGCAAGACCTCTTTTGCCGATTCGCTCCTATCCTccaacaacatcatctcctctcGAATGGCTGGTAAACTTCGGTTCCTAGACTCTAGAGAAGACGAGCAAGAACGAGGAATTACCATGGAATCCAGCGCCGTCTCGCTTCGATTTGACATGACTCGTCTTTCGCCCGATGGTACATCTAGTATCCAACAGTGCATTTGCAACGTCATTGATACTCCTGGTCATGTGGACTTTGCCAGTGAGGTTTCAACAGCGAGCAGACTGTGTGACGGTGCACTCGTTCTGGTCGATGTGTGGGAAGGTGTGGCAACTCAGACGATCGCCGTTCTTCGTCAAGCTTGGATGGACAAGCTCAAGCCATTACTCGTAATCAACAAGATGGATCGTCTTATCACAGAACTCAAGCTGTCACCTTCAGAAGCTTATCATCACATTTCACAATTGATTGAGCAGGTCAATGCCGTCATGGGTTCATTCTACGCGTCTGAGCGAATGGAGGACGATTTgaggtggagagaagaaagagaaaagcgaCTTgcggcaaggaaagagcagCAAGGCGAAgatcttgatgatgatgaagagtacgaggagaaggaggatgaggatatCTATTTTGCTCCGGACAGGGGAAATGTTCTGTTCGCTTCTGCTATCGATGGTTGGGCGTTCCGTCTGGGTAAATTTGCCCGTCTTTACGCTGAAAAGCTCAAAATCAAAGAAGGAAACCTCCGTCGAGTTTTATGGGGTGATTGGTATCTCGACCCGAAGACCAAGAGAGTCGTGGGGCGCAAGAAGCTTGCTGGACGAAACCTCAAGCCTATGTTTGTCCAATTTGTACTAGAGAATATCTGGCGAGTCTACGATACAGTCCTCAACGAGTA CAACCCGGATGCAGTCCAGAAGATCGTAACAGCTCTCAACATTCGCATTACCCCTCGCGATCTCCGATCCAAAGACACCCGcaacctcctcaacctAATCATGCAACAATGGCTTCCCCTCTCTACCGCCACTTTCCAATCCATCATTGAAGTCatccctccacctccctcTGCCCAAGCCATCCGCCTTCCGTACATGCTCCACCcagaaaaggcaaaagcaGCTGCCGCTAGCGGTGGTTTGAAGGCTGAAAACGAGCTGGAGAGGGGGTTGTACGAGTGCGAccagggagaaggagctgAAGTGGTTGCGTATGTGAGTAAGATGTTTGCTGTCCGCAAGGGGGATTTGCCAGAGTACAAACCGAAAGAAATGACGGCTGAGGAAATGCGagcgagaggaagagaggagcGAGAACGACGTGCGGCTTTAGTGGCGGAGCGACAGGCTAAAGGTGAAGGGCTTGATGGGCAACCGTTGCCTGAGGACCTTGCTAAGCCACTAGAGTCACTTTCACTCGAGAACATCCAACCCGCTACTTCGGAGAAACCAGCCGTCGACGATAGCGACTCTGAAGTTCTCCTCGGATTCTCCCGAATATTCTCCTCTACCCTTCACCGCGGTacttccctcctcgccaTTCTCCCAAAATTCGACTCTTCCTTGCCCCCTTCTCACCCACACAACATTAAACACACTGTCCCCATCATCGCTTCTGATCTTTATATGATGATGGGCCGAGAACTTGTGTCTGTCGACAGTGTTCCAGCGGGTCATGTGTGTGCTATTGGTGGCTTGAACAGGGCTGTACCTCGAAGCGCGACATTATGGGCGCCTGATGCAAAGGGCGTTGAGgaaggatttggaaagGAGGCTTTGGTCAATTTGGCAGGTGTAGGTGTTGGAGCGAACGCCATTGTACGAGTTGCACTTGAACCAGAGAACCCTA GCGATATGCCAAAGTTAATCAGAGGTTTACGAATTTTGAACCAAGCCGATCCTTGTGCAGAGTACTTTGTACAGGAAAGCGGAGAAcatgtcatcatcactgcTGGAGAATTGCATCTCGAA CGTTGTCTCAAAGACCTTCGTGAACGTTTTGCCAAGTGTCCTATTCAACAGTCCGCCCCTATTGTTCCCTTCCGAGAAACCGCCGTCAAGGCACCGGACATGGCACCTCCCAAGACTACCGGGGCACCCCGAGGTACTATTAATGGTACAGTGATCAACGGTCTTGTCAAGTTCAGGTTGAGAGCTATGCCCTTGCCAGAGGGTGTCGAAACCTTTTTGCTTAGCCAACAAGGTGCTATCTCTAAGATGCTTGTCCGTGAGCGCgatggcaaggaaggtgaagaagaaaccgATGTGCAGGAGGGCGCTGAAGGACAAAGTGGTGAGGGTGAAGTCCCAGAAGGTCAGCAGGAAGCCCGTCAACTCTCTCCCGAAGAGTTCTGGACTGAGCTCGAGAGGTTGCTCAACAAGGCCGGCGGTGATTGGGCTGGAGCCGCGGACAGAGTATGGAGCTTTGGACCCAAGAGAGTGGGTGCCAACTTATTGTTGGACCCTGTTGGCACCAAACATCTCAGGTTAAGGCGACGTGAACAGCTCTTCACCCAAGCGCGGGCACAAGGTCAATCAGCCGATGATgcccttctctccaccgATCATGCTGTTGCTGCGGATCAACTAGCTTCTCTCAgctccatcacctcctctGATAATGAAGCTGCGCGAGCTGAACTTCGTTTGCTGAGAGATTACGAGTCATCTATCGAAACTGGTTTCCAGCTTTCCACTTTCCAGGGCCCGCTCTGTGCTGAACCTGTGGTCGGAATGGCTTGGGTTGTGGAGAGTGTGGAGCTTGATAGGCAAGGAATGGAGTCGGAGCAAGGAAAGGGGCAGGTGGTGGGTGGAGCGCTCATCTCGGCTGTGAGAGATGCGTGTAGGCAAGGCTTGTTGGATTGGAGTCCAAGGATAAAGCTCGCAATGTACACCTGTGATATTCAGGCATCTA CTGATGTACTGGGCAAGGTCTATGGTGTCATTGCCAGGCGTCGAGGAAGAATTGTCtcggaggagatgaaggagggaacTTCATTCTTCACTATTCGAGCCATGTTGCCAGTGGTGGAGAGTTTCGGTTTCGCCGATG AAATCCGAACGCGAACTTCCGGTGCTGCCTCTCCTCAACTCATTTTTTCCGGCTACGAAACCCTTGACCTCGATCCCTTCTGGGTTCCCACCACCCaggaggagctggaagatCTTGGAGAGAAGGCTGATAAGGCGAATGTAGCTAAGGCCTACGTCGATGgtgtgaggaagaggaagggtaTGTttgtggagaggaagattgTAGAGTTTGcggagaagcagaggacGCTAAAGAAATAA